A stretch of Cryptococcus neoformans var. neoformans JEC21 chromosome 10 sequence DNA encodes these proteins:
- a CDS encoding tryptophan-tRNA ligase, putative encodes MPPRHRLLKALSFSFSLTRRAYTTKKPKPTMQTPDQPSKSGAMTPGAIAKQLSMLDLPAPTGLKLSTSNLQSSANPDSALSPFSDATTDTGDISGPEPEAIVQARHKARSESMSEQLSERLAKMKLPQPERIFGPEEGGSSASREDNGGKQGVSADDWEKIKLADEVPEAVKEPKRMTHSRHTSRAEPALPRTPTIPEAEEISAPATVKEQKITPFDVEGGVDASGRELAIDYEKVTKRFGATLISQELLERFERLTGQKPHPLLRRGTFYSHRDFNLILDRYEKGQPFYLYTGRGPSSDSMHMGHLVPFMFTAYLQRVFNVPLVIQITDDEKYLLERDAKKQQELMKKIKAKKPLDLLRYYKKMGQDNIKDIIACGVIPEKTFIFSDLNTVSGVFYENVNLISKTITLSQSRNIFGFSDSDNVGMFHFAAVQATPSFCNSFPQIFGTRDDIPALIPCAIDQDPYFLLTRDSADRLGYKKPALLHAKFLPALQGAGTKMSASKENTAIFMTDDAKKIAKKIKSHAFSGGGATKEDHEKYGGNPDVDIAYQYLSFFEEDDAKMEKLATEYRKGTLSTREMKEACIEKLQEVVAEFQKNRAAVTDEVLQYFQDPTRKIDPRPKAKETSESAPAATSVPGVGAV; translated from the exons ATGCCCCCACGCCATCGCCTCCTCAAGgccctttctttctctttcagCCTCACACGTCGCGCTTACACCACAAAGAAACCGAAACCCACAATGCAGACCCCAGACCAGCCTTCCAAGTCAGGCGCAATGACTCCAGGCGCTATCGCAAAACAGCTCTCCATGCTTGATCTCCCTGCTCCTACAGGGCTCAAACtttccacctccaacctGCAGTCTTCAGCCAACCCCGACTCTGccctttctcccttttccGATGCGACTACCGACACTGGGGATATCTCCGGTCCAGAGCCTGAGGCTATCGTCCAAGCCAGACACAAGGCTCGTTCTGAATCCATGTCTGAACAACTTTCTGAAAGGCTCGCCAAGATGAAGTTGCCACAGCCAGAAAGGATCTTCGGTcctgaagaaggtggaagTTCTGCCTCCAGGGAGGACAATGGTGGCAAGCAAGGTGTCAGTGCCGATGACTGGGAAAAGATCAAGCTCGCGGATGAGGTGCCTGAAGCTGTCAAGGAGCCCAAGAGGATGACTCACTCCAGACATACCAGCAGGGC CGAGCCCGCTCTTCCCAGAACACCTACCATCCCTGAAGCTGAGGAAATTAGCGCTCCTGCGACTGTCAAGGAGCAGAAGATTACTCCTTTTGATGTTGAAGGTGGTGTCGATGCTTCCGGAAGGGAGCTCGCCAT CGACTATGAGAAAGTCACAAAACGATTTGGTGCTAccctcatctcccaagAATTGCTCGAGCGATTTGAGAGACTCACTGGTCAGAagcctcatcctctcttgAGACGAGGTACTTTTTACTCTCATCG AGACTTCAACTTGATCCTCGATCGATACGAAAAGGGACAACCCTTCTACCTTTACACTGGTCGAGGACCCAGTAGTGACTCCATGCACATGGGCCACCTTGTCCCCTTCATGTTCACTGC TTACTTGCAACGGGTCTTCAACGTTCCTCTCGTCATCCAGATCACTGACGATGAAAAATACCTCCTTGAACGAGACGCCAAGAAGCAGCAGGAGCTCATGAAAAAGatcaaggccaagaagccTCTTGATCTCCTCCGATACTACAAGAAGATGGGCCAGGACAACATCAAAGATATCATTGCTTGTGGTGTCATCCCTGAGAAgaccttcatcttctccgaCTTGAACACAGTCAG TGGTGTCTTCTACGAGAATGTCAACCTCATCTCCAAGACTATCACCCTCAGCCAAAGCAGAAACATTTTCGGCTTTAGCGACTCTGACAACGTCGGCATGTTCCACTTTGCCGCCGTTCAAGCTACCCCTTCATTCTGCAACTCTTTCCCTCAAATCTTTGGTACTCGCGACGACATTCCTGCTTTGATCCCTTGTGCCATCGATCAGGACCCTTAC TTCCTCCTCACCCGAGACTCTGCCGACCGATTGGGCTACAAGAAACCTGCTCTCCTTCACGCCAAATTCCTCCCAGCCCTCCAAGGTGCCGGTACCAAGATGTCCGCCTCGAAGGAGAACACCGCCATCTTTATGACAGACGATGCTAAAAAGATCGCCAAAAAAATCAAGTCCCACGCCTTCTCCGGTGGTGGTGCGACGAAGGAAGACCACGAAAAGTATGGCGGGAACCCTGATGTGGATATCGCGTATCAGTACTTGAGTttctttgaagaggatgatgccAAAATGGAGAAGTTGGCGACTGAGTATAGGAAGGGTACTTTGAGTACtagagagatgaaggaggctTGTATTGAGAAGCTCCAAGAGGTTGTTGCCGAGTTCCAAAAG AACCGAGCCGCCGTCACCGACGAAGTCCTCCAATACTTCCAAGACCCCACTAGAAAGATCGACCCCCGACCAAAGGCCAAGGAGACGTCTGAGTCTGCTCCCGCTGCTACTTCTGTTCCCGGTGTTGGTGCTGTGTag
- a CDS encoding Eukaryotic translation initiation factor 2C 2, putative, which yields MAPKLAPQGDVTSAFSNLSFGDLPRGMQETLDGCPPRPGYGSSGKGITVNANMFMARFRKQGLTVNHYDIEINPVIKTKEAKKPRPLLQKIWNQMVADATGPVKEALEAAAYDQQKSFYTPHTLPMEGGKLEIIVGLVEDGIVPTDDRRRFRAVIQPAENMKIDLDTIMDYCKGDTQTEQARDTMLRAVMAVNVLFRQDPAQRFTMSGAAGRKFFTDEDGTPLSNGAVLYKGFQQSFRWTSAGFPAVQIDTAYSAFVEPGMLVDVAPKVLGLAPSGGFGGRGGRGGRGGPPRGGFMGAAPGPARPIQELNPAQTKRLNDILRGAKFTVTHRKTERVFSIIKLTSQPADNIKFTLNGKDGQPDRTVSVAQYFQEQYNVRVTRPRLPCVQYGKNFIPMEFVKLEPFNSIPMMRITPDQTAEIIKDAAKPPPMRQSAIAAWRQKLNYSNLPKLKAWQVEVNTNMMAVPARVLPAPSVIYEGNKTIRANFGGWNMKGVRFTKAGKPLVSWAVISFDERCTVPDLQKFVTYFVNVLGQYNCPVQNKRPVCFQYNPNAGGPNMGIKPALQQAAKNSYMETKANPQIIFCILPKKDPSIYQAIKACAAEQLFKPVVTQCLQSLKIKSDRGIEQYCGNVAMKVHAKLGGLTHQVSHQLERTTMMVGADTGHPPAKGGALPPSIAVTVAAVNGENNRFVSGVRLQEGRVEIIQDLENMMATHIQTFEKNTGAKPLSILFFRDGVSEGQYAHCVNQELKSIKKAAAKFGNYNPKVTFVICAKRHSMRFFASSDADKDRTGNLPPGTVVDSLVTSPIIHDFYLQAHAGLQGTARPTHYVVVADENKYSADKLQGLVNVLCYSYARATRSVSLVPVAYYADIVAEKAREWIYNDDSETATVPSTASGSRVEQMSFDALRISKRFESNPEFNSVAWFM from the exons ATGGCTCCCAAGCTCGCA CCTCAGGGTGATGTCACCTCTGCGTTCTCCAATCTTTCCTTTGGGGACCTCCCCAGGGGTATGCAGGAGACTCTTGACG GTTGCCCTCCTCGTCCTG GTTACGGATCTTCCGGAAAAGGCATCACCGTGAACGCTAACATGTTCATGGCCCGATTTAGGAAACAGGGTCTCACTGTCAA CCACTACGACATTGAGATCAACCCTGTCATCAAGACTAAGGAAGCCAA GAAGCCTCGACCTCTCCTCCAGAAGATCTGGAACCAGATGGTCGCCGACGCCACTGGTCCCGTCAAGGAGGCTCTTGAGGCTGCTGCGTACGACCAGCAGAAGTCCTTCTACACCCCTCACACCCTTCCCATGGAGGGCGGCAAG CTCGAAATCATCGTTGGTCTTGTCGAGGACGGCATTGTCCCGACTGACGACAGGCGACGATTCAGGGCCGTCATCCAGCCTGCTGAGAACATGAAGATCGACCTTGACACCATTATGGACTATTGCAAGGGCGACACTCAAACTGAGCAGGCCCGAGACACCATGCTTCGTGCCGTTATGGCGGTGAACGTCCTTTTCCGACAGGACCCTGCTCAGAGGTTTACCATGTCCGGTGCTGCTGGCCGAAAGTTCTTCACTGATG AGGATGGTACTCCCCTTTCTAACGGTGCCGTCCTCTACAAGGGCTTCCAGCAGTCCTTCAGGTGGACCTCTGCCGGTTTCCCCGCCGTTCAA ATCGACACTGCCTACTCTGCTTTTGTTGAGCCCGGCATGCTTGTT GACGTCGCTCCCAAGGTTCTTGGTCTCGCACCTTCTGGCGGTTTTGGTGGCCGAGGTGGCCGTGGTGGCCGCGGCGGTCCTCCTCGAGGTGGCTTTATGGGCGCCGCTCCTGGTCCTGCCCGACCAATCCAGGAATTGAACCCTGCGCAGACTAAACGTCTCAACGACATCCTCCGAGGCGCCAAGTTCACCGTCACCCATCGAAAGACTGAGCGTgtcttctccatcatcaagTTGACTTCCCAGCCTGCTGACAACATCAAGTTCACTCTCAACGGCAAGGACGGTCAGCCTGACCGAACTGTTTCTGTTGCTCAGTACTTCCAGGAGCAGTACAACGTCCGAGTTACCCGacctcgtcttccttgcGTCCAGTACGGCAAGAACTTCATCCCCATGGAGTTTGTTAAGCTTGAGCCTTTCAACTCTATCCCTATGATGAGGATCACCCCTGACCAGACCGCTGAGATTATCAAGGACGCTGCTAAGCCTCCTCCTATGCGACAGAGTGCTA tcGCCGCCTGGAGGCAGAAGCTTAACTATTCTAACCTCCCCAAGCTTAAGGCTTGGCAGGTCGAGGTCAACACCAACATGATGGCTGTTCCCGCTCGAGTCCTCCCCGCTCCTTCCGTTATCTACGAGGGTAACAAGACCATCAGGGCCAACTTCGG TGGCTGGAACATGAAGGGTGTCCGATTCACCAAAGCCGGCAAGCCTCTTGTCTCTTGGGCCGTCATCTCCTTTGACGAGCGATGTACCGTTCCTGATTTGCAGAAGTTTGTCACCTACTTTGTCAACGTTTTGGGTCAATACAACTGTCCCGTCCAGAACAAGCGACCCGTTTGCTTCCAGTACAACCCTAACGCTGGTGGACCCAACATGGGTATCAAGCCCGCTTTGCAGCAGGCTGCCAAGAACTCCTACATGGAAACTAAGGCCAACCCCCAGATCATCTTCTGTATCCTTCCCAAGAAGGATCCCTCAATCTACCAGGCTATCAAGGCTTGTGCTGCCGAGCAACTTTTCAAGCCTGTCGTTACTCAGTGTCTCCAGTCTTTGAAGATCAAGTCCGACCGCGGTATCGAGCAATACTGTGGTAACGTCGCCATGAAGGTTCACGCCAAGCTCGGTGGACTCACCCACCAGGTTTCTCACCAGCTCGAGCGAACCACAATGATGGTCGGTGCCGACACCGGCCACCCTCCCGCCAAGGGTGgtgctcttcctccttctatCGCCGTCACCGTCGCCGCCGTCAACGGTGAGAACAACCGATTCGTCTCTGGTGTGCGACTCCAGGAGGGCCGAGTTGAGATTATCCAGGATCTTGAGAACATGATGGCTACTCACATCCAAACCTTTGAGAAGAACACTGGTGCTAAGCCTCTCAGCATCTTGTTCTTCCGAGACGGTGTCTCTGAAGGTCAATATGCCCACTGCGTCAACCAAGAGCTCAAGTCCATCAAGAAGGCCGCTGCCAAATTCGGCAACTACAACCCTAAGGTTACCTTTGTTATCTGTGCCAAGAGGCACTCTATGCGATTCTTCGCCTCCAGCGATGCCGACAAGGACAGGACCGGCAACTTGCCCCCCGGAACCGTCGTCGACTCTTTGGTTACCTCTCCCATCATTCACGACTTTTATTTGCAAGCCCACGCTGGTTTGCAGGGTACTGCTCGACCTACTCACTACGTTGTCGTCGCCGACGAGAACAAGTACTCTGCCGACAAGCTCCAGGGTTTGGTCAACGTCCTCTGTTATTCTTACGCGCGAGCTACCCGATCCGTCTCT cTTGTGCCTGTCGCTTACTACGCCGACATCGTCGCCGAAAAGGCCCGAGAGTGGATCTACAACGATGACAGCGAGACCGCTACCGTTCCCTCCACCGCTTCTGGTTCTCGAGTTGAGCAGATGTCCTTCGATGCTCTCCGAATCAGCAAACGATTCGAGAGTAACCCCGAGTTCAACAGTGTCGCTTGG TTCATGTAA
- a CDS encoding regulation of translational elongation-related protein, putative has protein sequence MARIASDIRRTFPRTDEVVVSYITGLIDDEDEEVEDIVDMIKGMLGGGPSSEDNGKVLDEFMNRLLEYLESQSTKRVRKSTTATKLDKTIHMRSQAMSATIAMSGKVDLESNTKGQASRVDLNKLAKAEAKLKAKIEKRAKKDNLYQGSKLIDMQRQQQSYEEMFMQVNPLDLSGAAKGKSKDIHLLNIDVSFGSNRILSGATLSMAHGRRYGLIGRNGIGKSTLLRHLALREVPIPTHISVLYVEQEIAGDATTALDSVLQADVWRHKYVTEERELNLKLEELEKASAKEGLLGDEKAQIDQDREDVSSRLGEVQKTLIDIEAETGPARAGSLLAGLGFSEEDQKRVTSSFSGGWRMRLALARALFVKPDLLMLDEPSNMLDLNAIAWLEEYLQTWPSTLLVVSHDRAFLDAVATDIIHQHNQRLDYYKGNFSQFYATKTERAKNQRKEYETQLQYRQHLQAYIDRWRYNAARAAQAQSKIKILEKLPELEPPEDDDSENFKFPDPEKISPPLLQLDEATFGYTSDKIILRNVNIDVQLDSRIAVIGPNGAGKSTMIKLLTGAIQPITGRATHNSRCRIAYFTQHFVNQLDMTVSPVAFLQAKFPGKTEQEYRSHLGSFGITGLTGMQKIDTLSGGQKARVAFAVLSMQKPHILLLDEPSNHLDIEGIDALIEAIKNFKGGVISISHDERFITNTSNQLWVCADGKVTKFMGDVEEYKKIVTQELQAKLRP, from the exons ATGGCTAGAATCGCCTCTGACATT AGGAGGACCTTTCCTCGTACCGACGAAGTCGTTGTTTCGTATATCACCGGTCTTATcgatgacgaagatgaagaagtcgagGACATTGTGGATATGATCAAGGGTATGCTTGGCGGTGGACCCTCCAGCGAGGACAATGGGAAGGTTCTTGATGAATT CATGAACCGGCTCCTCGAGTATCTCGAATCCCAATCCACCAAGCGTGTTCGAAAATCTACCACCGCCACCAAGCTCGACAAGACTATTCACATGCGTTCTCAAGCCATGTCTGCTACTATCGCCATGTCCGGTAAAGTCGATTTGGAATCCAACACCAAAGGTCAAGCTTCTCGAGTCGATCTCAACAAGCTGGCTAAAGCAGAAGCTAAGCTCAAGGCCAAGATTGAGAAGCgggcgaagaaggataaCCTTTACCAGGGTTCCAAGCTTATCGATATGCAGAGGCAGCAACAGAGTTATGAGGAGATGTTCATGCAGGTGAACCCGTTGGATTTGAGCGGTGCTGCCAAGGGCAAGTCGAAGGATATCCATCTTTTGAACATCGATGTGTCATTCGGCAGCAACCGAATCTT ATCCGGTGCTACCCTCTCCATGGCCCACGGTCGTCGATACGGTCTCATCGGTCGAAACGGTATCGGTAAATCCACTCTTCTGCGCCACCTCGCCCTTCGAGAAGTCCCTATTCCTACCCACATCTCCGTCCTGTACGTTGAACAAGAAATCGCTGGTGATGCAACGACCGCACTCGATTCTGTGCTTCAAGCGGACGTCTGGCGACACAAGTACGTCACGGAAGAACGAGAACTCAACCTCAAActcgaagagcttgaaaaAGCTTCTGCTAAAGAAGGTCTCCTTGGTGACGAAAAGGCGCAGATTGACCAGGACAGGGAGGACGTTTCTTCAAGGTTGGGTGAAGTGCAAAAGACCTTGATTGATATAGAGGCAGAGACTGGCCCGGCGAGAGCGGGAAGTTTGTTGGCTGGTTTGGGTTTCTCGGAGGAAGATCAGAAGAGGGTGACTTCGAGTTTCTCTGGTGGTTGGAGGATGCGTTTGGCGTTGGCTCGTGCGCTGTTCGTCAAACCGGAT CTTTTGATGTTGGACGAACCTTCCAACATGTTAGACTTGAACGCCATCGCATGGCTCGAAGAATATCTCCAAACATGGCCCTCAACTCTTCTCGTCGTGTCGCACGACCGAGCTTTCCTCGATGCTGTCGCCACCGATATCATACACCAACACAACCAGCGCCTCGACTACTACAAGGGCAACTTTTCCCAGTTCTACGCTACCAAGACTGAGCGAGCCAAGAACCAGAGGAAGGAGTACGAGACGCAGTTGCAGTACAGGCAGCATTTGCAGGCTTATATCGATCGGTGGAGGTACAATGCCGCGCGAGCTGCGCAAGCTCAATCAAAGATCAAGATTCTCGAGAAACTTCCCGAACTGGAGCCACCCGAGGACGACGATTCCGAAAATTTCAAGTTCCCCGACCCGGAAAAGATCTCGCCGCCTCTCTTACAGCTCGACGAAGCTACTTTCGGCTATACATCCGATAAGATCATCCTGCGTAACGTCAACATTGACGTTCAGCTCGACAGCCGTATCGCTGTTATCGGTCCAAACGGTGCGGGAAAATCTACAATGATCAAGCTTCTCACTGGCGCGATCCAACCCATCACCGGTCGGGCGACACACAACTCTCGATGCCGTATCGCGTATTTCACGCAGCATTTCGTGAATCAGTTGGATATGACCGTTTCGCCCGTCGCTTTCCTCCAGGCCAAGTTTCCGGGCAAGACGGAGCAGGAGTACAGATCGCATTTGGGTTCCTTTGGGATCACGGGTCTGACGGGTATGCAAAAGATTGATACGCTTTCAGGTGGTCAAAAGGCAAGAGTGGCGTTTGCGGTGTTGTCGATGCAGAAGCCACATATCTTGTTGCTGGACGAG CCTTCTAACCACTTGGATATTGAGGGTATCGATGCCCTTATCGAGGCTATCAAGAATTTCAAGGGCGGTGTCATCAGTATCTCGCACGACGAGCGATTCATCACCAACACTTCCAACCAG CTTTGGGTCTGCGCAGACGGCAAGGTAACCAAGTTTATGGGCGATGTGGAGGAGTACAAGAAGATTGTGACGCAAGAGTTGCAAGCCAAGTTGAGGCCTTGA
- a CDS encoding C-3 sterol dehydrogenase (C-4 sterol decarboxylase), putative, with product MSNSPPTFESYLVVGGCGFLGRHIVEQLLGRGETQVSVFDIVQRHFDSNVNFYIGDLSNPQDVENALAKSQATVVIHTASPTHGMGRALYEKVNVTGTRTLLDAILSPSSTVSKLVYTSSGGVIYSGKEDICNADERLDYPAVPLDAYNETKVAAEKMVLEANGQEKGGEGGAKLLTCAIRPAGIFGPGDRQMISGFYSVVKNGQTKWQIGDNTNLGDFTYVGNIAHAHLLAADKLGSAYPYHALREPLPAINITLGDYRIPTSAARPLGPNEHPTQADLLAAQRFEGGWVDETDLRPVLRTKMDQFSADAQRDEDEKGDEEDEGIPIAGQAYFITNGEPIYFWDFARTIWRQLGHVPPYTIVLSTMIGLILASIAEFFSKLSGKEPGFTRFRVSQATQQRFYDIEKARRLLGYSPVVGMEEGMKTWTTWYKGELERQNEMQESEKTK from the exons atgtCTAACTCACCACCCACGTTCGAATCGTACCTCGTCGTTGGTGGATGCGGATTTCTCGGCAGACATATTGTCGAGCAGCTCTTGGGTAGGGGAGAGACGCAGGTCTCGGTGTTTGACATTGTCCAAAGACACTTTGATTC TAATGTCAACTTTTACATTGGGGATTTATCAAACCCCCAAGACGTCGAGAACGCGCTCGCCAAG TCTCAAGCAACAGTAGTCATCCATACTGCTTCCCCTACCCACGGTATGGGCCGTGCATTGTACGAGAAAGTCAATGTCACCGGTACCCGTACCCTCCTCGacgccatcctctccccttcctccaccgtcTCCAAGCTCGTCTACACTTCTTCTGGCGGTGTAATCTACTCTGGCAAGGAGGATATCTGCAATGCCGACGAGAGGCTGGATTATCCTGCTGTCCCATTGGATGCGTATAACGAGACAAAGGTCGCTGCTGAAAAGATGGTCTTGGAGGCTAACGggcaagaaaaaggaggtGAAGGCGGGGCCAAGCTGTTGACCTGTGCGATCCGTCCAGCGGGGATTTTCGGTCCGGGCGACAGACAGATGATCTCTGGATTCTACAGTGTCGTGAAAAACGGCCAAACCAAATGGCAGATTGGCGACAACACCAACTTGGGCGACTTCACCTACGTTGGCAACATTGCCCACGCCCACCTCCTCGCGGCAGACAAACTCGGGTCCGCCTACCCTTACCACGCGCTCCGCGAACCTCTGCCTGCTATCAACATCACGCTCGGCGATTATCGTATCCCCACTTCGGCCGCTCGGCCTCTCGGGCCGAACGAGCACCCTACACAGGCGGATCTGTTGGCTGCACAGCGCTTTGAAGGCGGTTGGGTGGATGAGACCGATTTGAGGCCAGTATTGAGGACAAAGATGGACCAATTCAGTGCGGATGCGCAAAgggacgaagatgagaaaggcgacgaggaagacgaggggATCCCGATCGCCGGGCAAGCGTATTTCATCACGAACGGTGAACCTATTTACTTTTGGGATTTCGCCCGGACCATCTGGCGTCAGCTGGGTCACGTTCCCCCTTACACCATCGTTCTCTCCACCATGATTGGTTTGATCCTTGCTTCTATTGCTGAGTTCTTTAGTAAGCTTTCCGGCAAGGAGCCCGGTTTCACGAGGTTCAGGGTCAGCCAAGCTACGCAGCAGAGGTTTTATGATATcgaaaaggcaaggaggCTGTTGGGTTATTCGCCCGTGGTagggatggaggaagggatgaagaCTTGGACGACGTGGTATAAgggagagttggagaggCAGAATGAAATGCAAGAGTCGGAGAAGACAAAGTAA